In one Mucilaginibacter sp. PAMB04168 genomic region, the following are encoded:
- a CDS encoding metal-dependent hydrolase, translating to MKLTYYGHSTVEIQTGGKTLLFDPFITPNELAKHIDINQLKPDYILISHGHGDHVADLLPIQKNSGAKVICIAEIAAWLGNQGVADAHGMNIGGSFNFDFGRVKMVYALHSSSMPDGSYGGVPAGFVIYAEGKKIYFAGDTALTYDMKLLAEEELSWAILPIGDNYTMGIDDAIKAADFIGCKDVIGVHYDTMPVIKIDKNEALEKFLKAGLNLKLPAIGDSMEL from the coding sequence ATGAAACTCACCTATTACGGACACTCTACCGTTGAGATACAAACGGGTGGAAAAACCCTGTTGTTCGACCCATTTATTACACCAAATGAACTGGCTAAGCATATTGATATTAACCAGCTAAAGCCAGATTACATATTAATTTCGCACGGGCACGGCGACCACGTGGCCGATTTACTGCCCATTCAAAAAAACAGCGGCGCCAAGGTGATCTGTATTGCAGAGATAGCTGCCTGGTTAGGCAACCAGGGCGTGGCCGATGCGCATGGCATGAACATTGGTGGCAGTTTTAACTTTGATTTTGGCCGTGTTAAAATGGTATACGCTTTACATTCCAGCTCTATGCCAGATGGCAGCTACGGCGGCGTACCGGCAGGCTTTGTTATATATGCCGAGGGTAAAAAGATTTACTTTGCAGGTGATACAGCGCTTACCTATGATATGAAGCTACTGGCCGAAGAGGAGTTAAGCTGGGCAATATTGCCAATAGGCGATAACTATACCATGGGTATTGATGACGCCATTAAGGCGGCCGATTTTATTGGCTGTAAAGACGTTATAGGTGTGCATTATGATACTATGCCGGTTATTAAAATCGATAAGAATGAAGCACTGGAGAAATTTCTTAAAGCCGGCCTTAACTTAAAGCTTCCCGCTATTGGCGATAGCATGGAGCTTTAA
- a CDS encoding glucose-1-phosphate adenylyltransferase → MNSKVISIVLGGGQGTRLFPLTATRSKPAVPIAGKYRLVDIPISNCLHSGFERIFVLTQFNSASLNKHIKNTYHFSSFSDSFVDILAAEQTPSNVGWFQGTADAVRQSLHHLSVHEFDYVLILSGDQLYQLDFKDMVESHIRSKADISIATIPVHANDVPGFGILRTNEESEITDFIEKPKSNFESWASEVSEEMAAQGRFYLASMGIYIFNRKTLYELLQGNEHPDFGKEIIPQSIKTHKVTSYQYEGYWEDIGTIPSFFEANLGLTDDIPQFNLFDKRHIFTRARMLPPSKISGTLLERSIISDGCIINASRIKRSIIGIRTRIGFDTDIENCYVMGGDNYQTLEQIEELKASNSPIMGIGDRCKIKNAIIDKNAHIGNDVCINCGEKLEDGDYGAYTVQDGIVVVKKRAIIPNGTVI, encoded by the coding sequence ATGAACTCCAAAGTAATCAGCATAGTGCTTGGCGGGGGCCAGGGAACACGCTTATTTCCGCTCACAGCTACCCGGTCAAAACCAGCAGTACCTATTGCAGGTAAGTATCGCTTGGTTGATATTCCTATTTCTAACTGTTTACACTCGGGTTTCGAGCGTATTTTTGTATTAACACAATTTAACTCGGCATCGCTTAACAAGCATATTAAGAACACCTACCATTTCAGCAGCTTTAGCGATTCATTTGTTGATATATTGGCGGCCGAACAAACACCTTCAAACGTGGGATGGTTTCAGGGTACAGCCGATGCCGTGAGGCAAAGTCTGCACCATTTAAGTGTTCATGAATTTGATTATGTGCTTATCCTGTCTGGCGACCAGCTCTACCAACTGGATTTTAAAGACATGGTTGAGTCGCATATCCGTAGCAAAGCCGATATTTCTATTGCTACCATTCCGGTGCATGCTAATGATGTTCCCGGTTTTGGCATCTTAAGAACCAATGAGGAAAGTGAAATCACTGATTTTATTGAAAAGCCTAAAAGCAATTTCGAAAGCTGGGCATCAGAGGTAAGCGAAGAAATGGCAGCGCAGGGGCGTTTTTACCTGGCCTCAATGGGGATCTACATTTTTAACCGTAAAACCCTGTATGAGCTTTTGCAAGGTAATGAGCACCCTGATTTTGGTAAGGAGATCATTCCGCAGTCTATCAAAACGCATAAAGTAACCAGCTATCAGTATGAGGGCTATTGGGAGGATATAGGTACTATACCATCATTCTTTGAAGCCAACCTGGGCCTAACGGATGACATACCACAGTTTAACCTGTTTGATAAGCGCCATATTTTTACGCGCGCACGTATGCTGCCACCATCTAAAATATCGGGCACTTTGTTAGAAAGGTCCATTATTTCTGATGGGTGTATTATTAACGCCAGCCGTATAAAACGCTCTATTATAGGTATACGTACCCGTATAGGTTTTGATACCGATATTGAGAATTGCTATGTAATGGGTGGCGATAACTACCAAACCCTGGAGCAAATAGAAGAGCTTAAAGCCAGCAATTCGCCTATTATGGGCATTGGCGACCGGTGTAAGATTAAAAATGCGATCATCGATAAAAATGCACATATAGGAAACGATGTGTGTATTAACTGCGGTGAAAAGCTGGAAGATGGCGATTATGGTGCTTATACTGTGCAAGATGGTATCGTAGTTGTGAAAAAGCGTGCTATCATACCAAATGGAACAGTAATATAA
- a CDS encoding glycogen/starch synthase, with protein sequence MKVYHLAAECYPVAKVGGLADVVGALPKYQNEAGLQAAVVLPYYDRKFVQESEFDVVFEASNLLGAKRYEFEIWKERTNKLGFELFLIYMPGLLDRPEVYSYPDEREQFIAFQLAFLDWINWSQQKPDVIHCHDHHVGLIPFLLQHSALYKRLAKTTTVFTIHNGQYHGAFGYDKFDYLPEVDMAYAGLLDWGGGINPLACAIKCCDKYTAVSPSYLHELSINSNGLEYLFYIEGAKGMGIINGIDTEVWNPVADPMIAGPIDAKEPDAGKLANKQALCERFGLDVNKPLVSFIGRLVIEKGADLLPQALTQSLREHAGDLNVLVLGAGDKDTEAALVQLNEQFPDSYKTYIGYNEALAHLIYAGSDFLLMPSRVEPCGLNQLYALRYGTVPIVRRTGGLIDTVVDFGDEGGYGICFNQSSVDDITHSVRRAIELYKNHEHLHLLRKRMMALDFSWTQSAKQYNQLYESLNPII encoded by the coding sequence ATGAAAGTTTATCACTTAGCGGCAGAGTGCTATCCTGTAGCCAAGGTTGGCGGATTGGCTGATGTTGTGGGCGCCTTGCCTAAGTACCAAAATGAGGCTGGTTTACAAGCCGCTGTAGTATTGCCTTATTACGACCGTAAGTTTGTGCAAGAGAGCGAGTTTGATGTAGTATTTGAAGCGTCGAACCTGCTGGGCGCTAAACGTTACGAGTTTGAGATTTGGAAAGAACGAACCAATAAGCTCGGTTTCGAACTTTTTTTGATTTATATGCCCGGGCTGCTTGATCGCCCTGAGGTGTATAGCTATCCCGATGAACGCGAACAATTTATTGCCTTTCAGCTGGCCTTTTTAGACTGGATCAACTGGTCGCAGCAAAAGCCTGACGTGATTCATTGCCACGATCATCACGTTGGCCTTATTCCGTTTTTATTACAACACTCGGCCCTTTACAAGCGCCTGGCTAAAACCACTACGGTATTTACTATACATAACGGGCAGTATCACGGCGCTTTTGGGTACGATAAATTTGACTATCTGCCCGAGGTTGACATGGCTTATGCCGGTTTGCTGGACTGGGGAGGCGGTATCAACCCGCTGGCCTGCGCCATTAAATGTTGCGATAAGTATACTGCCGTTTCGCCCAGTTACCTGCACGAGCTTTCTATCAACTCAAACGGGCTGGAGTACTTGTTTTACATCGAAGGGGCAAAAGGCATGGGCATTATTAACGGGATTGATACTGAAGTATGGAACCCTGTAGCCGACCCTATGATTGCCGGGCCTATTGATGCTAAAGAGCCCGATGCAGGCAAACTGGCCAACAAGCAAGCTTTATGTGAACGCTTTGGCCTTGATGTGAATAAACCTCTGGTATCTTTTATTGGCCGTTTGGTAATTGAAAAGGGTGCAGATTTATTGCCCCAGGCCTTAACCCAAAGCCTGCGCGAACATGCAGGCGATTTAAATGTGCTGGTTTTAGGCGCAGGTGATAAAGATACCGAGGCGGCATTGGTACAATTAAATGAGCAGTTTCCGGATAGTTATAAAACTTACATAGGTTATAATGAAGCCCTGGCGCACCTCATTTATGCCGGCAGTGATTTTTTGCTGATGCCGTCGCGGGTGGAGCCTTGCGGGCTTAACCAGCTGTATGCTTTACGCTATGGTACAGTACCTATAGTGCGCCGTACCGGCGGCCTTATTGACACAGTTGTTGACTTTGGTGACGAAGGTGGCTATGGTATTTGCTTTAACCAAAGCAGTGTAGATGATATTACCCACTCGGTACGCCGGGCAATTGAACTTTACAAGAACCATGAACACCTGCATTTGTTACGTAAACGTATGATGGCCCTTGATTTCTCCTGGACCCAATCGGCCAAACAGTACAACCAATTATATGAAAGCTTAAATCCAATTATATGA
- a CDS encoding neutral zinc metallopeptidase, translated as MQWMGRRESSNAEEGSGRGGGLAIGGGIVGIIGAIIYMFTGVNVSQIIPNTGGGQQQEQTNTRLTESKSKEQSFARVVLADTEDTWNQLFREMGGTYKEPTIHFFEEGVNTEGCGVAGSATGPFYCPADQKVYLDLSFFQELEQRFGAAGDFARAYVIAHEVGHHVQKLLGVSDKMDQARQQLSEEQYNKLSVKLELQADFYAGVWAYYEKKRGLLETGDIEEALNAANAIGDDRLTQGRVSPDSFTHGTSAQRMYWFKKGFETGDVKQGNTFASADLE; from the coding sequence ATGCAATGGATGGGCAGACGCGAAAGCAGTAACGCAGAAGAAGGCAGCGGCCGTGGTGGTGGCCTGGCCATAGGTGGCGGTATAGTTGGCATTATTGGTGCCATCATATACATGTTTACAGGCGTAAACGTGTCGCAGATAATTCCGAACACAGGCGGTGGGCAGCAACAGGAGCAAACCAACACACGCTTAACCGAGTCAAAAAGTAAAGAACAAAGTTTTGCCCGCGTGGTGCTGGCCGATACGGAAGACACCTGGAACCAGCTTTTCCGTGAAATGGGCGGCACTTATAAAGAACCCACTATACACTTTTTTGAAGAAGGTGTAAATACCGAAGGCTGCGGTGTTGCCGGATCGGCAACCGGCCCGTTCTATTGCCCCGCCGACCAAAAAGTGTATTTGGATTTATCTTTCTTTCAGGAATTGGAGCAGCGCTTTGGCGCAGCCGGTGATTTTGCCCGCGCGTATGTAATAGCGCATGAAGTTGGCCACCATGTGCAGAAATTATTGGGTGTATCAGATAAAATGGACCAGGCCAGGCAGCAGCTGAGCGAGGAACAATACAACAAGCTATCGGTAAAGCTGGAATTACAGGCCGACTTTTATGCAGGCGTGTGGGCTTATTACGAAAAAAAACGCGGGCTGCTGGAAACCGGCGACATTGAGGAGGCCCTCAATGCGGCCAATGCCATTGGCGACGACCGTCTTACTCAAGGCCGCGTATCGCCCGACTCGTTTACACACGGCACCAGCGCCCAGCGCATGTACTGGTTTAAAAAAGGTTTCGAAACAGGCGATGTAAAACAAGGCAACACCTTTGCCAGTGCAGATTTGGAGTAG
- a CDS encoding N-acetylmuramoyl-L-alanine amidase, translated as MNFKPLLYILLSVIVLSSCKSRKPVIVVNNSQKVYKSQMDSLLDLTKAMDTVALADSAGHPIPSQFVATVNFNLRKPNYVIIHHTAQDSTQQTLHTFTLARTQVSAHYVVGRDGKVIHMLNDYLRSWHAGVGKWGSITDMNSCSIGIELDNNGLEPFQDAQIKSLLSLLTYLKKTYNIPTANFLGHSDIAIPRKTDPSAYFPWKTLAQNGFGFWSDDVLELAPENFDYVSALRIIGYDTQKLPGAITAFKLHFIQTDVKPQLTQLDLNVLYNVYKKY; from the coding sequence ATGAATTTTAAGCCTTTATTGTACATTTTACTTTCTGTAATTGTTCTTTCTTCCTGTAAAAGCCGTAAGCCGGTTATTGTAGTTAACAATAGCCAAAAGGTTTATAAAAGCCAGATGGACAGCCTGCTGGATTTAACCAAGGCAATGGATACTGTAGCCCTGGCGGATAGCGCCGGCCATCCTATTCCATCGCAGTTTGTGGCTACCGTAAACTTTAACTTACGCAAGCCCAACTATGTAATTATACATCATACAGCCCAGGATTCTACACAGCAAACGCTCCATACCTTTACCCTGGCCCGCACCCAGGTTAGCGCACACTACGTTGTAGGGCGCGATGGCAAGGTGATTCATATGCTGAACGATTACCTGCGCTCGTGGCATGCCGGCGTGGGCAAGTGGGGTAGTATTACCGATATGAACAGCTGTTCGATAGGTATTGAACTTGATAATAATGGCCTTGAACCCTTTCAGGATGCACAGATTAAAAGCCTGCTTTCGCTGCTGACTTATTTAAAAAAGACATACAATATTCCCACTGCTAACTTTCTTGGCCATTCGGATATTGCCATTCCACGCAAAACCGACCCGAGCGCATATTTCCCATGGAAAACGCTTGCTCAAAACGGCTTTGGCTTTTGGAGTGATGACGTTTTGGAACTGGCTCCCGAAAACTTTGATTACGTAAGCGCCCTGCGTATTATTGGTTATGACACCCAAAAACTGCCAGGAGCCATTACTGCATTTAAACTCCATTTTATTCAAACCGACGTAAAGCCTCAACTTACACAGTTGGATTTAAACGTGCTTTATAATGTTTACAAAAAGTATTGA
- a CDS encoding SIMPL domain-containing protein: protein MKRLFILAALLTITITSFAQTTDLRRKIEVMGSAEQEVTPDIIYVSIALKEYMNGKNKVDISTLEKQLQKAVTEAGIAKDDFTVNNIAAYNIIIDKKKNPDFLASKQYRIKLRDLNSINTILSRVDDKGIQSTGIDSYEYSKQADLRRDLKIKALQAAREKATYLLTSIGERLGGAIEIQEIDNEPMGRQVFSNMSFKSADVAVQSDIDFKKIKLNYQVRAVFEIAK from the coding sequence ATGAAAAGACTATTCATTTTAGCCGCTCTATTAACCATTACCATTACTTCGTTTGCACAAACTACCGATCTGCGCCGCAAAATTGAGGTAATGGGCAGCGCCGAACAAGAAGTTACCCCCGATATTATTTATGTATCTATAGCACTTAAGGAATACATGAACGGTAAAAATAAGGTGGACATCAGCACGCTTGAAAAACAGCTGCAAAAAGCCGTTACAGAGGCTGGCATTGCTAAGGATGATTTCACTGTAAATAACATTGCTGCATATAATATCATCATTGACAAAAAGAAGAACCCCGATTTTTTGGCCAGCAAACAGTATCGCATTAAGCTGCGCGACCTGAACAGCATTAATACTATCTTAAGTAGGGTTGATGACAAAGGCATCCAGTCGACCGGTATTGATAGTTATGAGTATTCGAAACAAGCGGACTTGCGCCGCGACCTGAAGATTAAAGCCTTGCAGGCTGCCCGCGAAAAAGCGACTTACCTGCTCACCAGCATAGGCGAAAGACTGGGCGGTGCAATTGAAATTCAGGAGATAGATAACGAGCCTATGGGCAGACAAGTGTTTTCTAACATGTCCTTTAAAAGTGCAGATGTCGCTGTGCAATCAGACATCGACTTTAAGAAAATTAAATTGAATTACCAGGTAAGGGCAGTGTTTGAAATTGCCAAATAA
- a CDS encoding HAD family phosphatase: METNSQQKYDALVKISQENFKAFLYDCDGTLADNMGAHTETYIKVAADKGVTIDGAIIDEFAGLPIVNVVEQINHRYQTSFDPQEFKEQKYKLFLEQYIEQTQPIDYVVNHLKNHAGQVRIAVVSGSSRIAVEKTLQILGICNLVEVIVCAGETEHGKPYPDPFLKAAELLGVAPKHCLVFEDGNAGVQAAEAAGMRWVRIDKL, from the coding sequence ATGGAAACAAACAGCCAACAGAAATACGATGCCCTGGTTAAAATTAGTCAGGAAAATTTCAAAGCGTTCTTATACGATTGCGATGGTACCCTGGCCGATAACATGGGCGCCCACACCGAAACTTACATTAAAGTAGCAGCTGATAAAGGCGTAACTATAGACGGTGCGATTATTGACGAGTTTGCCGGCCTGCCTATTGTGAATGTGGTAGAACAAATAAACCACCGCTACCAAACCTCTTTTGACCCTCAGGAGTTTAAAGAACAAAAATATAAGCTGTTTTTGGAGCAGTATATTGAGCAAACCCAACCGATAGATTATGTGGTAAACCACTTGAAGAACCACGCAGGCCAAGTGCGCATTGCCGTAGTAAGCGGCAGCAGCCGCATAGCAGTTGAAAAGACGTTGCAAATATTGGGCATATGCAACCTGGTGGAGGTAATAGTATGTGCCGGCGAAACTGAGCACGGCAAACCCTACCCCGACCCTTTCCTGAAAGCGGCCGAACTGCTGGGTGTAGCCCCCAAACACTGCCTGGTGTTTGAAGACGGCAATGCCGGTGTGCAAGCTGCCGAAGCGGCTGGTATGCGCTGGGTGCGGATCGATAAGCTGTAG
- a CDS encoding SNF2-related protein, whose protein sequence is MLRVDSSKPCQLIYALARHEYLSWLIEPHIVQLNPNGEFSLTHQRLFSNTAQEFSNCIDETDLKLIKLLEDMEQGHIIKKYHKKPVRPYEFFSKVFNDQLFDVIRPKIEKKMAEALSLMTNKKIFLMSKEGYPAEKQLHLAQEPATVLFHFKRDENEIRYYPTIKYQGMKIEFMFKGADIVCNQPGWMMLDDTLYYFDKDVEGKKLQPFLNKRYIAIPRSAEQSYFEKFVAPLIEKHHVHAEGFTINTEKYDARPVVKPIYVAGGTSQIQLYFKYAGYVFPYGDGRQISVKIDRNGDTYTFHRIKRSVIWEKNKLQQLEDMGLTTSSSLFQNLEVKHENEEADRSFSVFDWLNQHHNQLVAAGFEIEQPEGQKRYLFGSSKIDLQVKENNDWFDIHAIVHFGPYQIPFMYLRNHILNRKKEFVLPSGEIAVIPEEWFSQYGNLLNFSEGNKDLKLRKHHIGLINDLAEGELASITINRKLQKLTDFDELEDVDPPVNFAGSLRPYQKAGYNWFHFLKDYHFGGCLADDMGLGKTIQTLALLQKNKEDAEAIGATSTSLLIMPTSLIYNWINEAAKFTPSLRMMVHTGAFRYKSPDVFGKYDVVVTTYGISRIDVELFKAFFFDYVILDESQNIKNPSSKSYQAVKQLKSRHKLILSGTPVENTVNDLWTQMSFINPGLLGNQQFFLNEFVTPIEKKKDEDKAHRLQALIKPFVLRRTKEQVATELPPKTEQLFYCQMSDEQSAVYEKVKSEYRNELLQSLEDGTFAQTQIQVLQGLIKLRQIANHPSMIDETYEGDSGKFENVVHTLANVLDGNHKVLIFSQFVKQLNIYRQYFDQQNIKYTYLDGSTQNRGEVVKRFQQDAKTQVFLISIKAGGVGLNLTEADYVFILDPWWNPAVEQQAIDRTHRIGQTKNVFIYKFITKDTVEEKILALQQRKLSVARSLITTEESFIKSLSADDIREILG, encoded by the coding sequence ATGCTACGTGTTGACAGCAGCAAACCCTGCCAGCTTATTTATGCACTTGCCCGCCATGAGTACCTCTCGTGGCTGATAGAGCCGCATATTGTTCAGCTTAATCCCAACGGCGAGTTTTCGCTTACACATCAGCGCCTGTTCTCTAACACCGCCCAGGAGTTTAGCAATTGCATAGATGAGACCGACTTGAAGCTCATTAAGCTGCTCGAAGATATGGAGCAGGGGCACATCATTAAAAAATACCATAAAAAGCCCGTGCGCCCGTACGAGTTTTTCAGCAAGGTGTTTAACGATCAGCTTTTCGACGTGATCCGCCCCAAGATTGAAAAGAAAATGGCCGAGGCGCTAAGCCTGATGACCAATAAGAAAATCTTCCTGATGAGCAAGGAGGGCTATCCTGCCGAAAAACAGCTGCACCTGGCACAAGAACCGGCCACCGTTCTTTTCCACTTTAAGCGCGATGAGAACGAGATTCGCTATTACCCTACTATTAAATACCAGGGTATGAAGATCGAGTTTATGTTTAAAGGGGCCGATATTGTATGCAACCAGCCGGGCTGGATGATGCTGGACGACACCCTCTACTACTTTGATAAGGATGTGGAAGGCAAAAAGCTACAGCCCTTTTTAAACAAGCGGTATATTGCCATTCCGCGCAGTGCCGAACAATCTTACTTCGAAAAGTTTGTGGCCCCCCTTATTGAAAAACACCATGTACATGCCGAGGGCTTTACCATTAATACCGAAAAGTATGATGCCCGGCCGGTGGTTAAACCTATTTACGTAGCGGGCGGCACTTCGCAAATACAACTTTACTTTAAATACGCCGGCTATGTATTTCCCTATGGTGATGGGCGGCAAATTTCGGTTAAGATTGACCGTAACGGCGATACATATACATTCCATCGTATTAAGCGTTCTGTTATCTGGGAAAAAAACAAGCTGCAGCAATTGGAGGATATGGGCCTTACCACCTCGTCGTCGCTGTTTCAGAACCTGGAGGTTAAGCATGAAAATGAGGAGGCCGACCGCTCATTCTCGGTGTTCGACTGGCTCAACCAGCACCATAATCAGTTGGTGGCAGCAGGGTTTGAAATTGAGCAACCCGAGGGTCAGAAACGCTACCTGTTTGGCAGCAGCAAGATTGATTTGCAGGTAAAAGAAAACAACGATTGGTTTGACATTCATGCCATTGTACACTTTGGGCCATACCAAATTCCGTTTATGTATCTGCGTAATCATATCCTTAACCGCAAAAAAGAATTTGTACTCCCTAGCGGCGAGATAGCGGTGATACCCGAAGAATGGTTTTCGCAGTATGGCAACCTGCTTAATTTCTCGGAAGGAAACAAGGACCTTAAACTACGTAAACACCATATAGGCCTCATTAATGATTTGGCCGAAGGCGAGTTGGCCAGCATTACCATTAACCGTAAACTACAAAAGCTAACCGACTTTGACGAGCTGGAAGATGTTGATCCGCCGGTAAACTTTGCAGGCAGCTTACGTCCGTATCAAAAGGCAGGCTATAACTGGTTCCACTTTTTAAAAGATTACCACTTTGGCGGCTGCCTGGCCGATGATATGGGCTTGGGTAAAACCATACAAACGCTTGCCCTGCTACAAAAAAACAAGGAGGATGCCGAGGCTATTGGCGCAACCAGTACATCGCTGCTCATTATGCCTACCTCGTTAATTTATAACTGGATAAATGAGGCTGCCAAGTTTACGCCTTCGTTACGCATGATGGTGCATACCGGCGCATTTCGCTATAAATCGCCTGATGTATTTGGCAAGTATGATGTGGTGGTTACCACGTACGGCATCAGCCGCATTGATGTGGAACTGTTCAAAGCTTTCTTTTTCGATTATGTAATATTGGATGAAAGTCAGAACATCAAAAACCCTTCGTCCAAATCATACCAGGCGGTTAAGCAGCTTAAATCACGCCACAAACTCATCCTGAGCGGCACACCCGTTGAAAATACAGTGAACGATCTGTGGACGCAAATGTCGTTCATTAACCCAGGCTTGTTGGGTAACCAGCAGTTCTTTTTAAACGAGTTTGTAACGCCTATTGAAAAAAAGAAGGATGAGGACAAAGCCCATCGTTTACAGGCGCTTATTAAACCCTTCGTATTGCGTCGCACCAAAGAGCAGGTAGCCACCGAGCTGCCGCCCAAAACCGAGCAGCTGTTTTATTGCCAAATGAGCGATGAACAGAGCGCAGTATACGAAAAGGTAAAATCTGAATACCGCAACGAATTGCTGCAAAGCCTGGAGGATGGCACCTTTGCACAAACACAAATACAGGTTTTACAAGGCTTGATTAAGCTACGCCAGATAGCCAATCACCCCTCTATGATTGATGAAACTTATGAAGGCGATTCGGGCAAGTTTGAGAACGTGGTACACACACTGGCCAATGTGCTGGATGGAAATCACAAAGTGCTTATCTTCTCGCAGTTTGTAAAGCAGCTCAACATATACAGGCAGTATTTCGATCAGCAAAATATTAAGTACACTTACCTGGATGGCAGTACGCAAAACCGGGGTGAGGTAGTTAAACGTTTTCAGCAGGATGCCAAAACGCAGGTTTTCCTCATCTCCATAAAAGCCGGTGGTGTAGGTTTAAACCTTACTGAAGCCGACTACGTGTTTATACTCGACCCGTGGTGGAACCCCGCTGTAGAACAGCAGGCCATTGACCGTACGCACCGCATTGGCCAAACCAAAAACGTGTTCATTTATAAATTCATTACTAAAGATACGGTAGAAGAAAAGATATTGGCCCTGCAGCAACGCAAACTCAGTGTGGCACGTTCGCTCATTACTACGGAGGAAAGCTTTATAAAGTCATTATCGGCTGATGATATAAGGGAGATATTAGGATAA
- a CDS encoding ABC transporter ATP-binding protein, with product MLTGNLLSKTYASGKALDNVSIKMEPGQICGLLGRNGAGKTTLFRILCGLVKPDSGSVDITSTRPKPIGGIIERPGLYPYLNAYDNVRIFAGIQSAPAHKTAIEQTLIKVGLPLDRKDPVRNFSLGMKQRLGIGIALLNNPEYLVLDEPFSGLDPIGVASLIHLIHQLAADDGISILLSSHLMGELSKCCHYLYVMDRGRMVNAGPTNQLINDNIKHYSLTGPNLAASQALKNYDVKMGLNDARVACNAMQIPKLLQEILAEGIQITSCTPELSLEQLVKQPA from the coding sequence ATGCTTACCGGAAACTTGCTTAGCAAAACCTATGCTTCGGGTAAAGCTTTAGATAACGTATCCATTAAAATGGAGCCCGGGCAGATCTGCGGCTTACTCGGTAGAAACGGTGCTGGCAAAACTACATTGTTCCGTATTTTGTGCGGCCTGGTAAAGCCCGATTCTGGCAGTGTTGATATTACCTCGACCCGGCCCAAGCCCATAGGCGGCATTATTGAAAGGCCAGGCTTATATCCTTACCTCAATGCCTATGATAACGTTCGCATTTTTGCAGGTATACAAAGCGCCCCGGCTCATAAAACCGCAATCGAACAAACGTTAATCAAAGTTGGCTTACCACTTGACCGCAAAGACCCGGTACGCAATTTTTCATTAGGAATGAAACAGCGCCTGGGTATTGGCATTGCCTTGTTGAATAATCCGGAGTATCTTGTGTTAGACGAACCCTTTTCGGGGCTCGACCCAATTGGCGTTGCTTCGCTTATTCATTTGATTCATCAGTTGGCGGCCGATGACGGTATCTCTATCCTGCTTTCATCGCACTTAATGGGAGAGTTGAGCAAGTGCTGTCATTACCTGTATGTAATGGATAGGGGCAGGATGGTAAATGCCGGGCCAACCAACCAGTTAATTAATGATAATATAAAGCACTATAGCCTAACCGGCCCTAACCTTGCAGCCTCACAAGCGCTCAAAAACTACGATGTTAAAATGGGCTTAAACGATGCCCGGGTAGCCTGCAACGCCATGCAAATACCAAAACTGCTTCAGGAAATTTTGGCCGAAGGCATACAGATTACGTCATGTACGCCCGAGCTGTCACTCGAGCAATTAGTAAAACAACCGGCATAA